The following are encoded together in the Mammaliicoccus vitulinus genome:
- a CDS encoding LysM peptidoglycan-binding domain-containing protein — protein sequence MKKTFITLASVTALTTLSSTSAFAADIKVKDGQTLETIAQEYGTSISELKSLNNIDNVTVGQNLKVLKDDIYTIQEGDTLYKIAEKFDITVSELKEWNNLSSDLIIVGDKLTVAEEPSEITAEPTSLTVNAPASPAQEDLKRTAYAQTSNGYAYNNENTQAYDVPSFNSNSESQYSAPVSYSRPSSGGGNNLYTSGQCTYYAFSKRPDIGNTWGNANNWANAAAQSGYTVNNSPSAGAILQSTAGGYGHVAYVDRVNSDGSIQVSEMNYQGVGVVSSRTISASAAGAYNYIH from the coding sequence ATGAAGAAGACATTCATTACTTTAGCATCTGTCACAGCTTTAACTACATTATCAAGCACTTCTGCATTCGCAGCAGATATTAAAGTTAAAGACGGACAAACTTTGGAAACAATCGCACAAGAATACGGGACTTCAATTTCAGAACTTAAATCATTAAACAACATCGACAACGTTACAGTTGGACAAAATTTAAAAGTATTAAAAGACGATATATATACAATTCAAGAAGGCGACACGCTTTACAAAATAGCAGAAAAATTTGATATAACAGTTTCAGAATTAAAAGAATGGAATAACTTATCTTCTGATTTAATTATTGTAGGAGACAAATTAACTGTAGCTGAAGAACCATCAGAAATAACGGCTGAGCCGACAAGCTTAACAGTTAATGCACCAGCATCACCAGCACAAGAAGATTTAAAGAGAACTGCATATGCACAAACTTCAAATGGTTATGCATATAATAATGAAAATACACAAGCATATGATGTGCCAAGTTTTAATTCAAATAGCGAATCTCAATATTCAGCACCTGTTTCATATAGCAGACCATCTTCAGGTGGTGGCAATAATTTATATACTTCAGGTCAATGTACTTATTATGCATTTAGCAAACGTCCAGATATCGGAAATACTTGGGGGAATGCTAATAACTGGGCTAATGCAGCAGCTCAATCAGGTTACACAGTAAATAATAGCCCATCTGCAGGTGCTATTTTACAATCAACTGCTGGCGGATATGGTCATGTAGCATATGTTGATAGAGTAAACTCTGATGGATCAATTCAAGTTTCTGAAATGAATTATCAAGGTGTTGGTGTTGTTTCATCACGTACGATTTCAGCATCAGCAGCAGGAGCATATAATTATATTCACTAG